GGCATGACCGGCATCACCATCAAGGACGACCGAAAGGAGAAGGTCGATTTCTCCGACCCCTATATGCGTTCGGAGCAGTTCATGCTGGTGCGCGCCGATGAAAGCCGCTTCACCGACGCCAAGACCTTCGCCGCCTTCAAGGACGGGTTGATCGGCGCGCAGGCCGGAACGACGCCGTTCTACACCGCCGTCTACAGCGTGCTCGACGGCAATGAGCAGAACCCGCGTATCAAGCAGTTCGAGACCTTCGGCGCTTCGGTGCAGGCACTGAAATCCGGCGACGTCGATGTCGTCCTGACCGACGGCACCGCCGGCAAAGGCTATGTCGATGCCTCCGGCGGCAAGCTCAAGCTGATCGGCGGCCCGCTCGGCACCGAGGATTTTGGCTTCATCTTCCCGAAGGGCTCGGACCTGGTGAAGCCGGTCAACGCGGCGATCGCGGCGCTGAAGGCCGACGGCACGATCGAGGCGCTGAACAA
This region of Mesorhizobium sp. C432A genomic DNA includes:
- a CDS encoding transporter substrate-binding domain-containing protein; the protein is MTKSKLLLAALAACFLAPVAAWAADALPDLGGKKVVVVTENAYPPLQFIDAKTGKQIGWEYDAMDEIAKRLNFKVEYQNTSWDAMIQAVSDNQYNIGMTGITIKDDRKEKVDFSDPYMRSEQFMLVRADESRFTDAKTFAAFKDGLIGAQAGTTPFYTAVYSVLDGNEQNPRIKQFETFGASVQALKSGDVDVVLTDGTAGKGYVDASGGKLKLIGGPLGTEDFGFIFPKGSDLVKPVNAAIAALKADGTIEALNKKWFLDYKMGQ